One part of the Bdellovibrio bacteriovorus genome encodes these proteins:
- the rplT gene encoding 50S ribosomal protein L20 has protein sequence MARVKSGKTNRARHKKVLKRAKGYYSAGSRAYIHAVEKNDRGMAFAYRDRKVNKRNFRTLWNQRINAAARLNGTTYSRLIGGLIKAGIQVDRKILADLAINDAAAFTALCKHALA, from the coding sequence GTAAAACAAATCGTGCTCGTCACAAAAAAGTTCTTAAAAGAGCAAAAGGTTACTACAGCGCAGGTTCTCGCGCGTACATCCACGCGGTAGAGAAAAATGACCGTGGTATGGCTTTCGCTTACCGCGATCGCAAAGTTAACAAACGTAACTTCCGCACTTTGTGGAATCAGCGTATCAATGCAGCAGCTCGTTTGAACGGGACTACATACTCTCGTTTGATCGGTGGCTTGATTAAAGCTGGCATCCAAGTTGACCGTAAAATCTTGGCTGACCTTGCTATCAACGACGCAGCAGCATTCACTGCACTTTGCAAACACGCTTTGGCATAA